A single region of the Plutella xylostella chromosome 7, ilPluXylo3.1, whole genome shotgun sequence genome encodes:
- the LOC119690877 gene encoding spidroin-2 encodes MLRLITFCTLLAVAVAQSGYDYKVPGKPFTQGNQQGTSPARPGAPSGPSGYPAPPTSPSYPSGPQNDGYPSSGSPSTPGYPSGPSTGTGYPSGPNQGYPGSNQQTKPSFPGQSGSTGGYPGQGSSGSSSPTTGGYPQGPSGSNTASSGYGQQAGGGFQQQGQSGYPGQQTSAGAFQGQQGAGSFGGQQGSGGFGQQGQNYPGQSDSGSGSTGAGSGGQSDTGAYEGGDYSAIPGEPDRDYPILTEIPQTSFRCDAQAYPGYYADVEARCQVFHVCANNRTYDFLCPNGTIFSQQVFVCVWWNQFDCNTAPSLYELNANLYDYSITGASQGSYPGVGGGNAYPQGPSANYPGAAGPQGPSANYPGASGPQGPSANYPGATGPQGPSANYPGASGPQGPSANYPGATGPQGPSANYPGASGPQGPSANYPAPSGPQRPSAGYPGSTGSQGSTSNYPGSSGPSSYPGSGSKPGSSPAGYPSGQSQGSSASQQGYPSGRPSGPSFPSGPGGRPGADGNQPQQPTREYLPPRN; translated from the coding sequence CACTACTGGCAGTAGCAGTCGCCCAAAGCGGTTACGACTACAAGGTACCCGGGAAGCCGTTCACACAGGGGAACCAGCAGGGGACCTCTCCGGCCAGACCCGGCGCCCCCTCCGGGCCCTCCGGCTACCCCGCCCCGCCGACCTCCCCCTCTTACCCCAGCGGACCCCAGAATGACGGCTACCCCAGCTCAGGCTCTCCATCCACACCCGGATACCCGTCCGGACCATCAACGGGGACCGGATACCCCTCAGGACCTAACCAAGGATATCCTGGTTCAAACCAACAGACTAAACCGTCGTTCCCTGGCCAAAGCGGTTCAACCGGAGGATACCCTGGACAAGGCTCTAGTGGTTCCAGCAGTCCCACTACTGGTGGATACCCACAAGGCCCTAGCGGATCTAACACCGCCTCATCTGGCTACGGACAACAGGCCGGCGGTGGCTTCCAGCAACAGGGGCAAAGTGGATACCCTGGACAGCAGACCTCAGCTGGTGCATTCCAAGGACAGCAAGGAGCGGGTTCTTTCGGCGGTCAGCAAGGTTCTGGAGGTTTTGGACAACAAGGGCAGAACTACCCTGGTCAGTCAGATTCTGGCTCTGGGTCGACAGGCGCTGGCTCAGGCGGACAGAGTGACACCGGTGCCTACGAGGGTGGAGACTACTCGGCGATCCCCGGCGAGCCAGACCGCGACTACCCCATCCTTACGGAGATCCCTCAGACCTCCTTTAGATGTGACGCTCAGGCCTACCCCGGCTACTACGCCGATGTCGAAGCTCGCTGCCAGGTGTTCCACGTGTGCGCCAACAACAGGACTTACGACTTCCTCTGCCCCAACGGGACCATCTTCTCTCAGCAAGTCTTCGTCTGCGTCTGGTGGAACCAGTTCGATTGCAACACCGCCCCCAGTCTATACGAGCTCAACGCCAACCTGTATGATTACAGTATAACCGGTGCTTCTCAGGGAAGTTATCCTGGTGTAGGAGGAGGCAACGCCTACCCGCAGGGACCCTCAGCGAACTACCCTGGAGCTGCTGGGCCTCAAGGACCATCTGCTAACTACCCAGGAGCCTCTGGACCCCAAGGCCCCTCTGCCAACTACCCTGGAGCCACCGGACCACAAGGCCCTTCTGCTAACTATCCTGGAGCATCAGGACCTCAAGGCCCCTCTGCTAACTACCCTGGCGCCACCGGACCCCAAGGACCATCGGCAAACTACCCTGGAGCCTCGGGACCCCAAGGACCTTCCGCTAACTACCCCGCACCTTCTGGCCCTCAACGACCATCGGCTGGATACCCTGGGAGCACAGGATCTCAAGGGTCTACATCGAACTACCCAGGTAGCTCAGGGCCTTCCTCATACCCTGGCAGTGGAAGCAAACCAGGGTCATCACCAGCTGGCTACCCGAGTGGACAATCTCAGGGTTCATCTGCGTCCCAGCAGGGTTACCCCTCTGGCAGGCCGAGTGGCCCTAGCTTCCCCTCTGGCCCGGGAGGCAGACCGGGTGCTGACGGCAACCAGCCCCAACAACCCACCCGAGAGTACCTGCCACCCAGAAATTGA
- the LOC105389590 gene encoding FHIP family protein GJ17503 isoform X2 yields the protein MSWLRTTSLSFARQLSRSLDPRSDYEPQACYSSFCKHWQQAHDIILKSHPHNLHDDVLAVVNHLEQLSTLLVLEARAREAGEGARGVREAAAEGGDSCLEFLLSENVLHQLYEWAVVTGKYENAVRLEQLKIYGSLVSHYSTQVIAAEPFLRPLLKLLSGFRNELPPPNVEAQLVSVLNQLCVALMQNMKFIDLFFLTTHSQHGSQAEFIIVRLLLSSVHREGRTGAAARDALLLCAKMSALSAQLAEYMLASNTCPVLATGLSGLYSLLPRALPRDCVRLTPDHVNTMHKLALFIDSLEFCNAVAQVAHPSITKHLLDLLYQGFLVPVMGPALLQSGAPEQTAATGYLELIVRSVTARGLLRTVLEFLLKYEYDGVGLLHVLMTRLDGESQLSLIALSLMETLIDLNSEDVMLELIFKYLLNGHHLAPSLRNRISEPEIYRETAFAYLSLAPNICTRPLEKTRKFVEELEMSGRRVLEFPRHDDGRRYMNGVSEGIAMDNLVKEVKFNYGNPNESLIGNYHAYLCDARFEIVSRCIACQNWTSKYDQITQPKREANNNKETKEIDIPHSSAREPDSLISICTSGYETLKTSDTSEKEPHSLTSLVEDIEPALLIEMLKSNADLNKELDSLTSFGSSGDDSLKCRLDDEDSGFSEDLFAKTIRKVENGGRHFDGDVPMRSWRASAESIVGPLLANLLRKAALLLESDLTQNLRVTCVLSKLLCLPTPLVTSLMTTGAVPPNVPSLFQIVSKLKQEVDELTASLSNARPLVDRARLFLVQREMALVRSRHAADEAPSPHPAESPRARDEPPPRRGEGKRRSLSDSLSNMFGRRLSTSSPSSSPQSSHAAPHAASPQRRPDFMQEEYWNQSITLRTILNAVVLDEWLKELAALAEEHALRLTTDNFEDSAYVRSVAL from the exons ATGAGCTGGCTCCGCACGACGTCCCTGTCCTTCGCACGGCAGCTGTCCCGCTCACTCGACCCGCGTAGTGACTACGAGCCTCAGGCATGCTACAGCTCCTTCTGCAAGCACTGGCAGCAGGCGCACGATATCATACTGAAGTCTCAC CCCCACAACTTGCACGATGACGTGCTCGCCGTGGTGAATCACCTGGAACAGCTGTCCACGCTGCTGGTGCTggaggcgcgggcgcgggAGGCGGGGgagggggcgcggggggtgagggaggcggcggcggagggGGGCGACAGCTGCCTCGAGTTCCTGCTGAGCGAGAATGTGCTGCACCAGCTGTATGAGTGGGCTGTGGTTACGGGGAA ATACGAAAATGCCGTCCGACTAGAACAATTGAAGATATATGGCAGCCTCGTCAGCCATTATAGCACTCAG GTGATAGCAGCAGAACCATTCTTGAGGCCATTACTGAAGCTGCTCAGCGGGTTCAGGAATGAACTGCCACCACCCAATGTTGAAG CGCAACTGGTGTCGGTGCTGAACCAGCTGTGCGTGGCGCTGATGCAGAACATGAAGTTCATCGACCTGTTCTTCCTCACCACGCACTCGCAGCACGGCTCGCAGGCCGA GTTCATAATAGTCCGCCTCCTCCTATCGAGCGTGCACCGCGAGGGCAGAaccggggcggcggcgcgggacGCCCTTCTACTGTGCGCCAAGATGTCCGCCCTCAGCGCGCAACTAGCCGAGTACATGCTGGCCAGCAACACGTGCCCGGTGCTCGCCACAG GTCTAAGCGGACTGTACTCTCTACTGCCCCGCGCACTGCCCCGCGACTGCGTCCGTCTGACGCCGGACCACGTCAACACAATGCACAAGCTCGCGCTGTTCATAGACTCGCTAGAGTTCTGCAACGCCGTCGCTCAG GTGGCGCATCCGTCCATAACGAAACACCTTCTAGACTTGCTGTACCAAGGGTTCCTAGTGCCAGTCATGGGACCAGCGCTTCTTCAG AGTGGCGCGCCAGAGCAGACCGCGGCCACGGGCTATCTCGAGCTGATAGTTCGCTCCGTCACCGCTAGAGGGCTGTTAAGGACGGTTCTTGAGTTTCTACTCAAATACGAGTACGATGGAGTCGGATTACTACATGTACTGATGACGAGATTGGACGGGGAATCGCAG CTTTCACTCATCGCTCTATCACTAATGGAGACCCTTATAGACCTGAACTCCGAAGACGTGATGCTGGAACTGATCTTCAAGTACCTTCTGAACGGTCACCATCTTGCCCCGTCCCTAAGAAACAGAATATCCGAGCCAGAAATATACAGAGAAACCGCTTTTGCCTACCTGTCTTTAGCTCCAAATATATGCACTAGACCTTTGGAAAAGACGAGGAAATTCGTCGAAGAATTGGAAATGAGTGGGAGAAGAGTGCTGGAGTTTCCAAGACATGATGACGGCAGACGGTACATGAACGGAGTGAGTGAAGGAATCGCGATGGATAACTTGGTGAAAGAAGTCAAGTTTAACTATGGG AATCCCAACGAGTCGCTAATCGGCAACTACCACGCGTATCTCTGCGACGCGAGGTTCGAGATCGTGTCCCGATGCATCGCGTGCCAGAACTGGACCTCCAAATACGACCAAATCACGCAACCGAAACGAGAAGCGAACAACAACAAGGAAACGAAAGAGATAGACATACCGCACAGCAGCGCGAGAGAGCCAGACAGCCTCATTTCCATCTGCACCAGTGGATACGAAACCCTCAAAACAAGCGATACGTCGGAAAAAGAACCGCATAGCTTAACCTCTTTGGTCGAAGATATCGAGCCAGCGCTTCTAATCGAGATGCTAAAATCGAACGCAGATTTGAACAAAGAACTCGATAGTCTGACCTCTTTTGGCAGCAGTGGGGATGATAGCCTCAAGTGTAGGCTAGATGATGAAGACAGTGGGTTTTCTGAGGATCTGTTCGCTAAAACTATTAGGAAAGTGGAGAATGGGGGACGCCATTTTGATGGAGATGTCCCTATGAGGAGTTGGCGGGCCAGCGCTGAATCCATAGTCG GCCCACTGCTAGCCAACCTCCTGCGCAAAGCCGCCCTACTCCTAGAATCCGACTTGACACAGAACCTGCGAGTGACGTGTGTGCTGTCCAAGCTGCTGTGTCTGCCGACGCCGCTGGTGACGTCACTGATGACCACCGGCGCTGTGCCGCCCAATGTGCCATCGCTGTTTCAG ATCGTGTCTAAACTAAAGCAAGAAGTGGACGAGTTGACCGCTTCGCTGTCGAACGCGCGACCGCTAGTGGACCGCGCGCGGCTGTTCCTCGTGCAGCGAGAGATGGCGCTGGTGAGATCCAGACACGCTGCCGATGAAG CCCCCTCCCCACACCCTGCGGAGTCCCCCCGCGCGCGCGACGAGCCCCCGCCGCGGCGCGGGGAGGGCAAGCGCCGCAGCCTGTCCGACAGCCTGTCCAACATGTTCGGACGACGACTGTCCACTT CATCACCGTCCAGCAGTCCACAGAGTAGCCACGCGGCCCCGCACGCCGCCAGTCCACAGAGAAGACCAGACTTCATGCAGGAAGAGTACTGGAACCAGTCCATCACACTACGCACCATCCTCAACGCAGTAGTCTTAGACGAGTGGCTGAAAGAACTCGCTGCCTTGGCCGAAGAACACGCCCTCAGACTGACCACAGACAACTTTGAAGACTCCGCCTATGTCAGGTCTGTGGCATTATGA
- the LOC125488798 gene encoding uncharacterized protein LOC125488798: MTQAYYQANLPNLRRLWQCPQCSEKINTKKRGDNTPVRRVHNLPGASAAGANMDMSCDELSAPEEPTPPKSATDTETLRSSFEAFQESVLRKLDVWFSKHDLKITKMLEEFEEVKSAMSFMSGQYDDLHKKTDEMCKKVSVMEHKLEQVEQQNSRISQLERKLDDMEQQARQNNVEISNLPEKRGENLLSIVKTLGDNINHPLAPQDVVSVHRVPQANPTSTQPKNVIVKLATRELKDNFVSAARKVKGKLTSESLNIPGLQQKVYVNEHLTLKNKSIFRKARETAKTNGYRFVWVKHGTVLVRAAETTPVLAVRCEEDLTKLKPRIA, translated from the coding sequence ATGACACAAGCGTATTACCAGGCCAACCTACCTAACCTTCGCCGCCTGTGGCAGTGTCCCCAGTGCAGCGAGAAAATAAATACGAAGAAGCGCGGCGATAACACGCCCGTGCGCCGTGTCCACAACCTGCCGGGCGCGAGCGCCGCCGGTGCCAACATGGACATGTCGTGCGACGAGCTGTCCGCCCCGGAAGAGCCCACTCCCCCCAAAAGTGCTACTGACACTGAGACTCTTCGTAGCAGCTTCGAAGCATTTCAAGAAAGTGTGTTGCGCAAGTTAGATGTCTGGTTCTCCAAGCATGATTTGAAGATTACCAAAATGTTGGAAGAGTTTGAGGAAGTTAAAAGCGCTATGTCCTTCATGAGCGGTCAATACGAcgatttacacaaaaaaaccGATGAAATGTGTAAGAAGGTGAGCGTCATGGAACACAAACTCGAACAGGTTGAGCAACAAAACTCCCGCATCTCCCAGCTAGAGCGAAAACTGGACGATATGGAGCAACAGGCACGACAAAATAATGTCGAGATAAGTAACCTCCCGGAAAAGCGAGGAGAAAATCTACTGTCTATCGTCAAGACATTAGGTGACAACATTAATCATCCGCTGGCTCCCCAGGATGTTGTCTCGGTACATAGAGTTCCACAAGCGAACCCAACAAGTACCCAGCCGAAGAATGTTATTGTCAAGCTGGCTACCCGAGAGCTGAAGGACAACTTTGTCTCCGCCGCTCGAAAAGTCAAGGGAAAACTTACATCTGAGAGTCTGAACATACCTGGTTTGCAGCAGAAGGTGTATGTCAACGAGCACTTGacgttgaaaaataaatcaatttttCGTAAAGCACGAGAAACTGCAAAGACCAACGGATACCGCTTTGTGTGGGTCAAGCACGGCACCGTGCTCGTGCGCGCTGCTGAAACAACCCCCGTGCTCGCTGTCCGCTGTGAGGAGGATCTCACTAAACTCAAACCCCGTATCGCTTAG
- the LOC105389590 gene encoding FHIP family protein GH13096 isoform X1 — MSWLRTTSLSFARQLSRSLDPRSDYEPQACYSSFCKHWQQAHDIILKSHPHNLHDDVLAVVNHLEQLSTLLVLEARAREAGEGARGVREAAAEGGDSCLEFLLSENVLHQLYEWAVVTGKYENAVRLEQLKIYGSLVSHYSTQVIAAEPFLRPLLKLLSGFRNELPPPNVEAQLVSVLNQLCVALMQNMKFIDLFFLTTHSQHGSQAEFIIVRLLLSSVHREGRTGAAARDALLLCAKMSALSAQLAEYMLASNTCPVLATGLSGLYSLLPRALPRDCVRLTPDHVNTMHKLALFIDSLEFCNAVAQVAHPSITKHLLDLLYQGFLVPVMGPALLQTRPMALQSGAPEQTAATGYLELIVRSVTARGLLRTVLEFLLKYEYDGVGLLHVLMTRLDGESQLSLIALSLMETLIDLNSEDVMLELIFKYLLNGHHLAPSLRNRISEPEIYRETAFAYLSLAPNICTRPLEKTRKFVEELEMSGRRVLEFPRHDDGRRYMNGVSEGIAMDNLVKEVKFNYGNPNESLIGNYHAYLCDARFEIVSRCIACQNWTSKYDQITQPKREANNNKETKEIDIPHSSAREPDSLISICTSGYETLKTSDTSEKEPHSLTSLVEDIEPALLIEMLKSNADLNKELDSLTSFGSSGDDSLKCRLDDEDSGFSEDLFAKTIRKVENGGRHFDGDVPMRSWRASAESIVGPLLANLLRKAALLLESDLTQNLRVTCVLSKLLCLPTPLVTSLMTTGAVPPNVPSLFQIVSKLKQEVDELTASLSNARPLVDRARLFLVQREMALVRSRHAADEAPSPHPAESPRARDEPPPRRGEGKRRSLSDSLSNMFGRRLSTSSPSSSPQSSHAAPHAASPQRRPDFMQEEYWNQSITLRTILNAVVLDEWLKELAALAEEHALRLTTDNFEDSAYVRSVAL, encoded by the exons ATGAGCTGGCTCCGCACGACGTCCCTGTCCTTCGCACGGCAGCTGTCCCGCTCACTCGACCCGCGTAGTGACTACGAGCCTCAGGCATGCTACAGCTCCTTCTGCAAGCACTGGCAGCAGGCGCACGATATCATACTGAAGTCTCAC CCCCACAACTTGCACGATGACGTGCTCGCCGTGGTGAATCACCTGGAACAGCTGTCCACGCTGCTGGTGCTggaggcgcgggcgcgggAGGCGGGGgagggggcgcggggggtgagggaggcggcggcggagggGGGCGACAGCTGCCTCGAGTTCCTGCTGAGCGAGAATGTGCTGCACCAGCTGTATGAGTGGGCTGTGGTTACGGGGAA ATACGAAAATGCCGTCCGACTAGAACAATTGAAGATATATGGCAGCCTCGTCAGCCATTATAGCACTCAG GTGATAGCAGCAGAACCATTCTTGAGGCCATTACTGAAGCTGCTCAGCGGGTTCAGGAATGAACTGCCACCACCCAATGTTGAAG CGCAACTGGTGTCGGTGCTGAACCAGCTGTGCGTGGCGCTGATGCAGAACATGAAGTTCATCGACCTGTTCTTCCTCACCACGCACTCGCAGCACGGCTCGCAGGCCGA GTTCATAATAGTCCGCCTCCTCCTATCGAGCGTGCACCGCGAGGGCAGAaccggggcggcggcgcgggacGCCCTTCTACTGTGCGCCAAGATGTCCGCCCTCAGCGCGCAACTAGCCGAGTACATGCTGGCCAGCAACACGTGCCCGGTGCTCGCCACAG GTCTAAGCGGACTGTACTCTCTACTGCCCCGCGCACTGCCCCGCGACTGCGTCCGTCTGACGCCGGACCACGTCAACACAATGCACAAGCTCGCGCTGTTCATAGACTCGCTAGAGTTCTGCAACGCCGTCGCTCAG GTGGCGCATCCGTCCATAACGAAACACCTTCTAGACTTGCTGTACCAAGGGTTCCTAGTGCCAGTCATGGGACCAGCGCTTCTTCAG ACTCGACCGATGGCGTTGCAGAGTGGCGCGCCAGAGCAGACCGCGGCCACGGGCTATCTCGAGCTGATAGTTCGCTCCGTCACCGCTAGAGGGCTGTTAAGGACGGTTCTTGAGTTTCTACTCAAATACGAGTACGATGGAGTCGGATTACTACATGTACTGATGACGAGATTGGACGGGGAATCGCAG CTTTCACTCATCGCTCTATCACTAATGGAGACCCTTATAGACCTGAACTCCGAAGACGTGATGCTGGAACTGATCTTCAAGTACCTTCTGAACGGTCACCATCTTGCCCCGTCCCTAAGAAACAGAATATCCGAGCCAGAAATATACAGAGAAACCGCTTTTGCCTACCTGTCTTTAGCTCCAAATATATGCACTAGACCTTTGGAAAAGACGAGGAAATTCGTCGAAGAATTGGAAATGAGTGGGAGAAGAGTGCTGGAGTTTCCAAGACATGATGACGGCAGACGGTACATGAACGGAGTGAGTGAAGGAATCGCGATGGATAACTTGGTGAAAGAAGTCAAGTTTAACTATGGG AATCCCAACGAGTCGCTAATCGGCAACTACCACGCGTATCTCTGCGACGCGAGGTTCGAGATCGTGTCCCGATGCATCGCGTGCCAGAACTGGACCTCCAAATACGACCAAATCACGCAACCGAAACGAGAAGCGAACAACAACAAGGAAACGAAAGAGATAGACATACCGCACAGCAGCGCGAGAGAGCCAGACAGCCTCATTTCCATCTGCACCAGTGGATACGAAACCCTCAAAACAAGCGATACGTCGGAAAAAGAACCGCATAGCTTAACCTCTTTGGTCGAAGATATCGAGCCAGCGCTTCTAATCGAGATGCTAAAATCGAACGCAGATTTGAACAAAGAACTCGATAGTCTGACCTCTTTTGGCAGCAGTGGGGATGATAGCCTCAAGTGTAGGCTAGATGATGAAGACAGTGGGTTTTCTGAGGATCTGTTCGCTAAAACTATTAGGAAAGTGGAGAATGGGGGACGCCATTTTGATGGAGATGTCCCTATGAGGAGTTGGCGGGCCAGCGCTGAATCCATAGTCG GCCCACTGCTAGCCAACCTCCTGCGCAAAGCCGCCCTACTCCTAGAATCCGACTTGACACAGAACCTGCGAGTGACGTGTGTGCTGTCCAAGCTGCTGTGTCTGCCGACGCCGCTGGTGACGTCACTGATGACCACCGGCGCTGTGCCGCCCAATGTGCCATCGCTGTTTCAG ATCGTGTCTAAACTAAAGCAAGAAGTGGACGAGTTGACCGCTTCGCTGTCGAACGCGCGACCGCTAGTGGACCGCGCGCGGCTGTTCCTCGTGCAGCGAGAGATGGCGCTGGTGAGATCCAGACACGCTGCCGATGAAG CCCCCTCCCCACACCCTGCGGAGTCCCCCCGCGCGCGCGACGAGCCCCCGCCGCGGCGCGGGGAGGGCAAGCGCCGCAGCCTGTCCGACAGCCTGTCCAACATGTTCGGACGACGACTGTCCACTT CATCACCGTCCAGCAGTCCACAGAGTAGCCACGCGGCCCCGCACGCCGCCAGTCCACAGAGAAGACCAGACTTCATGCAGGAAGAGTACTGGAACCAGTCCATCACACTACGCACCATCCTCAACGCAGTAGTCTTAGACGAGTGGCTGAAAGAACTCGCTGCCTTGGCCGAAGAACACGCCCTCAGACTGACCACAGACAACTTTGAAGACTCCGCCTATGTCAGGTCTGTGGCATTATGA